In one Hypanus sabinus isolate sHypSab1 chromosome 11, sHypSab1.hap1, whole genome shotgun sequence genomic region, the following are encoded:
- the LOC132401537 gene encoding uncharacterized protein LOC132401537, with translation MMRATHKGGQTLAVRPFHRIQIDFTELPQVQRWKYLLVIVDHFTRWVEAFPTTKADAPTVARILLENIVPRYGIMGSIDSDRGTHFASKTHQLIYDALGIQWKLHTPWHPQSSGRVERMNSTLKTQLTKLMMETKLPWTKCLPLALLRIRTAPRKDIGVSPYEMLFGLPYWNKVEGYPSLQGRDVFVRDYLQALSRSFAELRRKGLLAQTPPLDFALHRTQPGDWVLIKTWKPEKLQPQWEGPFQVLLTTEAAVRTKEKGWTHAARIKGPVKPEEGAEWTCVQGEDPMVLKLKRRTE, from the coding sequence atgatgcgtgccacccataaggggggacaaacactagccgtccgaccgttccatcggatccaaatagactttacggaactaccacaagttcagagatggaagtacctgttagtaattgtggatcacttcactcggtgggtggaagcattcccaaccactaaagcggacgcccctacagtggcacggatcctattagaaaatatagtcccgagatatggaataatggggtctattgattcagataggggaacacactttgcctcaaaaacacaccagctaatctatgacgccttaggaatccagtggaagctgcacaccccctggcaccctcagagctcaggaagagttgagaggatgaacagtactttgaagacgcaattgacaaaactaatgatggaaaccaagctaccctggaccaagtgtctacccctggccctactaagaatccgcacggctcctcgaaaagatataggagtatccccttatgaaatgttgtttggccttccatattggaacaaggtggagggctatccttccctgcaagggagagatgtctttgtaagggactatttacaggcactgtctcgttcttttgcagaattgcgcaggaaggggttactcgcacaaaccccacctctggacttcgcactccaccgaactcagcccggtgactgggtcctgattaagacttggaagccagagaagttacagccgcagtgggaaggcccattccaggtgctactgaccaccgaagccgcagtaaggacaaaagaaaaagggtggacccacgccgcgagaatcaagggacccgtaaagcccgaagaaggtgcagaatggacttgcgtccagggagaagacccgatggtgctaaagctcaaaagacggacagaatga